One region of Anabaena sphaerica FACHB-251 genomic DNA includes:
- a CDS encoding TRADD-N-associated membrane domain-containing protein gives MKQAINNELLRQAKLTFNVAVSVSAISAMITLSGVALIYFNKISEASLTATGLTQNRAEVGVIHELPLRKNQVLSSILRKSYASAGALATMTSLNMAKESKDELLKILEEEEEEHGK, from the coding sequence ATGAAACAAGCAATTAATAACGAATTACTCCGCCAAGCAAAACTAACTTTTAACGTCGCTGTGTCTGTCTCTGCTATTTCAGCTATGATTACTTTATCTGGAGTAGCTTTAATCTATTTCAATAAAATCTCAGAAGCGAGTTTAACTGCAACAGGACTTACGCAAAACAGAGCGGAAGTAGGGGTAATTCATGAATTACCCCTACGCAAGAATCAGGTTTTGAGTTCAATCTTGCGTAAGTCCTATGCAAGTGCTGGTGCTTTAGCAACTATGACTAGCTTGAATATGGCTAAAGAATCTAAAGATGAACTTTTGAAAATTCTGGAAGAAGAGGAAGAAGAACACGGAAAGTAA
- a CDS encoding 16S rRNA (cytosine(967)-C(5))-methyltransferase, with the protein MTNSRQVAFTALKEVHKGAYADVALDRVLQKYKLPDNDRRLMTELVYGCVRRQRTLDTIIDQLATKKAQQQPPDLRTILHLGLYQLRYQEKIPDSAAVNTTVELAKENGISGLTGFVNGFLRQYLRLLETSSEPLKLPENPVERLGILHSFPDWIIEVWLSQLGFAETEKLCAWMNQTPTIDLRVNILRSSLEEVESAFESAGVLVRPIPHLPQALRLISSTGAIQNLPGFRDGWWTIQDSSAQLVGHLLDPKPGDVVIDACAAPGGKTTHIAELMGDKGKIYACDQTASRLRKLKENAQRLNLQSIEICTGDTRNLTQFHNVADRVLLDAPCSGLGTMHRHADARWRQTPASVQELSQLQKELLSHTANFVKTGGVLVYATCTLHPAENEEVISEFLAANSHWQIEHPSFDFLDISTPGWLKVWPHQQDMDGFFMVRLRKTKDSE; encoded by the coding sequence ATGACTAATTCCCGTCAAGTTGCATTTACCGCCCTGAAAGAAGTACACAAAGGAGCTTATGCTGATGTAGCCCTCGACCGTGTATTACAAAAGTATAAATTACCCGACAATGACCGTCGGTTAATGACAGAATTAGTCTATGGCTGTGTAAGAAGACAACGCACCCTAGACACTATCATTGACCAACTCGCTACCAAAAAAGCGCAGCAACAACCACCAGACCTCCGCACTATTTTACATCTCGGTTTATATCAACTGCGTTATCAAGAAAAAATCCCTGATTCTGCTGCTGTAAATACCACAGTTGAACTAGCAAAAGAAAACGGTATTTCTGGTTTAACAGGGTTTGTTAATGGTTTTTTACGTCAATATCTACGTCTTTTAGAAACATCATCAGAACCTTTAAAATTACCTGAAAATCCGGTAGAAAGATTGGGAATTTTACATAGTTTTCCCGATTGGATAATTGAAGTTTGGTTATCACAATTAGGTTTTGCAGAAACAGAAAAACTCTGTGCATGGATGAATCAAACCCCGACAATTGATTTACGGGTAAATATTCTTCGCAGTTCATTAGAAGAGGTAGAATCAGCTTTTGAATCTGCTGGTGTTTTAGTGAGACCTATTCCCCATTTACCCCAAGCTTTAAGATTAATTAGTAGTACCGGAGCAATTCAAAATTTACCAGGTTTCCGTGATGGTTGGTGGACTATTCAAGATAGTAGCGCCCAATTAGTTGGTCATTTGCTTGACCCTAAACCTGGTGATGTGGTGATTGATGCTTGTGCAGCACCAGGGGGGAAAACTACTCATATTGCTGAATTAATGGGAGATAAAGGCAAAATTTACGCTTGTGATCAAACCGCTTCCCGATTACGTAAACTCAAGGAAAACGCTCAACGTCTGAATTTACAATCTATCGAAATCTGCACGGGTGATACTCGCAACTTGACCCAATTTCACAACGTCGCTGATCGTGTATTATTAGATGCTCCCTGCTCCGGCTTAGGAACTATGCACCGTCATGCTGATGCGCGTTGGCGACAAACTCCGGCTTCTGTTCAGGAACTTTCCCAACTGCAAAAAGAGTTATTATCACATACTGCTAATTTTGTCAAGACTGGAGGAGTTTTAGTTTATGCAACTTGTACACTGCATCCAGCGGAGAATGAAGAGGTGATTTCTGAATTTTTAGCAGCTAATTCCCATTGGCAAATTGAACATCCCAGCTTTGATTTCCTGGATATTTCTACCCCAGGGTGGTTAAAGGTATGGCCTCATCAACAGGACATGGATGGTTTTTTCATGGTGCGCTTAAGAAAAACCAAGGATTCCGAGTGA
- a CDS encoding TerB family tellurite resistance protein produces MVNHSHVKNLVKILIGAAWIDGRIQPEERQYLREIAQAKGLASDPEIKPWLYELVPVKPSQCYEWVREYLGDRPSLEDCENLIEAISGLIYSDGEVAIEEAKLLTTLQELSKSHDTTQPIYTPLLKQIKKLYRRWVDVQN; encoded by the coding sequence ATGGTTAATCATTCCCATGTTAAAAACTTAGTTAAAATCCTGATTGGAGCAGCTTGGATTGATGGTAGAATCCAGCCGGAAGAAAGACAATATCTGCGGGAAATAGCTCAAGCTAAAGGTTTGGCTAGTGATCCAGAGATTAAGCCATGGCTGTATGAATTAGTACCAGTCAAACCAAGTCAATGTTACGAATGGGTGAGAGAGTATTTAGGCGATCGCCCCAGCTTAGAAGATTGCGAAAATCTCATTGAAGCTATTAGTGGATTGATTTACAGCGACGGTGAAGTTGCCATTGAAGAAGCTAAACTTCTAACCACATTGCAAGAGTTAAGTAAATCCCATGATACCACCCAACCAATTTATACCCCACTGCTAAAACAAATTAAAAAGCTTTACCGTCGCTGGGTGGATGTGCAGAATTAG
- the psb35 gene encoding photosystem II assembly protein Psb35 — MTLLLEIAAPVASGPHFPLAFTLVYVVGFIAAVTIGSIAWYNSKRPAGWESKDRPDFVPKVDKE, encoded by the coding sequence ATGACTTTATTACTCGAAATAGCAGCACCAGTAGCAAGCGGTCCCCATTTTCCTCTAGCTTTTACTTTAGTGTATGTAGTTGGTTTTATTGCTGCTGTCACCATCGGTTCAATTGCTTGGTACAACTCAAAACGTCCCGCAGGTTGGGAAAGCAAAGATCGTCCTGATTTTGTACCCAAAGTCGATAAAGAATAA
- a CDS encoding transglycosylase domain-containing protein, which yields MLLKARQLLNQMTTVSSGMAARIGRSDKPFYRRLWFWTGLGLGGGIIAFNYGMRTIDSSLPDKSQLNAVIREQTLTIKAGDGTVLQQQGEATREQLKLEQIPDNLKNAFIASEDRRFQQHNGVDAQGILRAVVNNLRSQNVVEGGSTITQQVARILFLSQERTIWRKLKEVRLAQKMEQELSKEEILERYLNLVYLGSGAYGVGDAAWVYFSKSVDQLTLSEMATIAGLAPAPNIYAPDKNPQLARERRNLVLQRMQEDQVITLEQKQAAIQEPLTVNSNLPRRFQVEFPYFTTYVQQELPKYVAPDVLAAGGLVVETTLNPTWQKAAEEAVAKTLRNQGRWENFKEAALVAIDARNGEIQAMVGGKDFGKNQFNRVTQAQRQPGSTFKGFVYAAAIATGKSPFDGYLDAPLVVDGYEPKNYSEKFYGSMNMRDALTRSINTIAVKVLIDVGYEPTIKLAQDMGIQSELKPTYSLALGSNEVNLLELTSAYGSFATQGLHTGVHGIRRILNRQGNVIWTADFQPKRALDADSAAIMTWMLRNVVRNGTGGAAQLNDRQVAGKTGTSDQARDLWFIGYIPQVVAGVWLGNDDNRPTYGSSGSAAYTWHEFMKKAVEGMPVEKFPERPKLENRKGTIKAQPIKPKKIINRAISASDENSDQDHGNSSTRRRRRRSNTEVEQQSDYTPRRRRRYRQQEEDTTRRSRRSNSQQSSDNSSSESSRSRRRNRRQDSNSSPVKKSASESSSLQPSWRERLKPGSSSSSSD from the coding sequence ATGCTGCTAAAGGCAAGGCAGTTACTGAACCAGATGACGACTGTATCATCTGGAATGGCTGCCAGAATTGGTAGGAGCGATAAACCTTTTTATCGTCGTCTTTGGTTTTGGACAGGTTTAGGTTTAGGTGGCGGGATCATTGCCTTTAATTATGGTATGAGAACAATCGATAGTTCTTTACCAGATAAATCTCAACTCAACGCTGTAATACGAGAGCAAACACTAACTATTAAGGCTGGTGATGGTACGGTTCTTCAACAGCAAGGAGAAGCAACAAGGGAACAGCTAAAGCTAGAACAAATACCCGATAACTTAAAGAACGCTTTTATCGCTTCAGAAGACAGAAGATTTCAACAACACAATGGTGTAGATGCTCAGGGGATTCTCAGAGCAGTTGTGAATAATTTGCGATCGCAAAATGTGGTTGAAGGTGGTAGTACCATCACCCAACAAGTAGCGCGAATTCTCTTCCTCAGCCAAGAGCGAACTATTTGGCGCAAACTTAAGGAAGTCCGTCTGGCTCAGAAAATGGAGCAAGAACTCAGCAAAGAAGAGATTTTAGAACGCTACCTAAATTTAGTGTATTTGGGTTCTGGTGCTTATGGTGTCGGAGATGCAGCCTGGGTATACTTCAGTAAATCGGTGGATCAACTTACCTTGTCAGAAATGGCCACCATCGCCGGACTCGCTCCTGCTCCTAACATTTACGCCCCCGATAAAAATCCCCAACTGGCTAGAGAAAGGCGAAATCTGGTGTTACAAAGGATGCAGGAAGATCAAGTAATTACACTAGAACAAAAGCAAGCAGCAATTCAAGAACCACTCACCGTTAACAGCAATTTACCCAGACGCTTTCAAGTCGAGTTTCCTTATTTTACTACCTACGTTCAGCAGGAATTACCAAAATATGTTGCGCCTGATGTGTTAGCAGCAGGAGGGTTGGTAGTAGAAACTACCTTAAACCCGACTTGGCAAAAGGCGGCAGAAGAAGCAGTGGCTAAAACCCTCAGAAATCAAGGTCGTTGGGAAAACTTTAAAGAAGCAGCTTTAGTAGCCATTGATGCCAGGAATGGTGAAATTCAGGCCATGGTAGGGGGTAAAGACTTTGGTAAAAACCAGTTTAATCGTGTTACGCAGGCACAAAGGCAACCAGGATCGACATTTAAAGGATTTGTCTATGCTGCGGCTATAGCTACAGGTAAGAGTCCCTTTGATGGCTATCTAGATGCACCTTTGGTAGTAGATGGTTATGAACCAAAAAACTACAGTGAAAAATTCTATGGCTCGATGAACATGAGGGATGCCCTTACCCGTTCTATTAACACAATTGCGGTGAAGGTATTAATAGATGTGGGATATGAGCCAACAATTAAACTGGCACAGGATATGGGGATTCAATCCGAACTCAAGCCTACCTACTCTTTGGCTCTGGGTTCTAATGAAGTGAATCTCCTGGAATTAACCAGTGCTTATGGTTCCTTTGCTACTCAGGGTTTACATACAGGCGTGCATGGGATTCGCCGCATCCTCAACCGTCAGGGTAATGTGATCTGGACTGCTGATTTTCAACCTAAGCGGGCTTTAGATGCAGATAGCGCCGCCATTATGACCTGGATGCTCAGGAACGTAGTCAGAAACGGAACTGGTGGTGCTGCCCAATTAAATGATAGGCAGGTAGCTGGAAAAACTGGTACATCTGATCAAGCCCGTGATTTGTGGTTTATTGGCTATATTCCCCAAGTAGTAGCAGGCGTTTGGCTAGGTAATGATGATAACCGCCCTACCTATGGTAGCAGCGGTAGCGCCGCTTATACCTGGCATGAATTTATGAAAAAAGCGGTGGAGGGAATGCCAGTAGAAAAGTTTCCTGAACGACCTAAATTAGAAAATCGTAAAGGTACAATTAAAGCCCAGCCCATCAAACCGAAAAAAATTATCAACCGCGCAATTTCTGCCAGTGATGAAAACTCAGATCAGGATCATGGTAATTCATCCACCAGACGCAGACGCAGACGCAGTAATACGGAAGTAGAACAGCAATCAGACTACACTCCAAGACGTAGAAGGCGTTACCGTCAACAAGAGGAAGATACCACTCGCAGAAGCCGACGGAGCAATTCTCAACAATCAAGCGATAATTCTTCTTCAGAATCATCTCGTTCACGACGACGCAACAGAAGACAAGATTCAAATTCTTCTCCTGTAAAAAAGAGTGCCTCTGAATCTTCCTCATTACAACCTTCTTGGAGGGAACGACTCAAACCCGGTTCATCCTCTTCTTCCTCGGATTGA
- the folK gene encoding 2-amino-4-hydroxy-6-hydroxymethyldihydropteridine diphosphokinase — MSKKLARSAIALGSNMGDPQGILAASLETLAQTPGIILEAKSSWYRTKAIGPPQPDYLNGCAILQVEMLPQTLLATLLAIEQKFGRVRQEHWGPRTLDLDLLLYDGLILNDPNLQIPHPRMYERAFVLVPLAEIAPDWIEPVSGRIIQHLLQEIDSSDVHLVKDEQPTITLPSLAAEIP; from the coding sequence ATGTCTAAAAAATTGGCCAGAAGTGCCATCGCTCTCGGCAGTAATATGGGTGATCCCCAAGGAATTTTAGCAGCGTCTCTAGAGACTTTAGCCCAAACTCCTGGTATTATTCTCGAAGCAAAATCCAGCTGGTATAGAACCAAAGCCATCGGACCGCCCCAGCCCGATTATTTAAATGGCTGTGCCATATTGCAAGTAGAAATGCTACCCCAAACCTTGTTGGCAACATTGTTAGCTATTGAACAAAAATTTGGGCGTGTGCGTCAGGAACATTGGGGACCGCGAACCCTGGATTTGGATTTGTTGTTATATGATGGCTTAATCTTAAATGACCCCAATCTCCAGATCCCCCATCCCCGGATGTATGAACGAGCTTTTGTATTAGTCCCACTGGCAGAAATTGCCCCAGATTGGATAGAACCAGTCTCTGGGCGTATAATCCAACATCTGCTGCAAGAGATTGACAGTTCTGATGTACACTTAGTTAAGGATGAACAACCGACTATTACATTACCATCCTTGGCAGCAGAAATACCCTGA
- a CDS encoding NUDIX hydrolase, whose product MPLGRELPQLLKQRLFHKGRKFDFEVNRLRLPNKSEGEWECIRHPGGALAVPVTAEGKLILVRQYRFAVQGRLLEFPAGTVEPNEEPLETMKREIEEETGYRAHKWDKLGEFFLAPGYSDEIIYAFLARDLEKLETPPQPEEDEDIETVFFTPEELETAIHEGQPVDAKTITSFFLARSFLM is encoded by the coding sequence ATGCCACTAGGTAGAGAATTACCACAGCTACTCAAGCAACGTTTGTTTCATAAAGGACGCAAGTTTGACTTTGAAGTTAATCGCTTGCGTTTACCCAATAAATCCGAAGGAGAATGGGAGTGTATTCGTCATCCTGGTGGCGCTCTGGCTGTTCCCGTCACCGCTGAGGGTAAACTGATTCTTGTGCGCCAATATCGTTTTGCAGTTCAGGGAAGATTGTTAGAATTTCCAGCAGGAACTGTAGAACCCAATGAAGAACCCTTGGAGACAATGAAAAGGGAAATTGAAGAAGAAACAGGCTACCGCGCTCATAAGTGGGATAAACTGGGAGAGTTTTTCTTGGCTCCTGGCTATTCCGATGAAATTATCTATGCTTTCTTAGCTAGAGATTTGGAAAAACTGGAGACACCTCCACAACCAGAAGAAGATGAAGATATCGAAACAGTATTTTTCACTCCTGAAGAACTAGAAACAGCTATTCATGAAGGACAACCTGTAGATGCTAAAACGATAACCAGCTTTTTTCTAGCCCGTTCGTTTTTAATGTAA
- a CDS encoding DUF1634 domain-containing protein — protein MYQINSGFRWTPTASTKNETLTLALLPEKLDADNQKLEQQHQTNVEMLNNCCEIDSNYNFAKTSSDQRLEYLLSNLLKYGVLIASAVVFLGGILYLVRHGAEPAKYQFFQGTPSDLRSPIGVLNAVASGSSSGIIQLGLLLLVATPILRVIISFLTFLWHREFIYVIITSLVLATLTYSLIGAYY, from the coding sequence ATGTATCAAATTAATTCTGGTTTTCGGTGGACTCCAACAGCATCAACAAAAAATGAAACTCTAACACTAGCTTTGTTGCCAGAAAAGCTAGATGCTGATAATCAAAAGTTAGAACAACAGCACCAAACTAATGTAGAAATGCTGAATAATTGCTGCGAAATTGACAGTAATTACAACTTTGCCAAAACATCAAGTGACCAACGATTAGAATATTTATTGAGTAATTTGCTCAAATATGGGGTTTTAATTGCTAGTGCGGTTGTTTTTCTCGGTGGCATATTGTACTTAGTTCGTCATGGTGCAGAACCTGCTAAATATCAGTTTTTTCAAGGTACACCATCTGATTTGCGATCGCCAATTGGTGTATTAAATGCTGTGGCATCAGGTAGCAGTAGTGGTATTATTCAATTAGGATTATTACTGTTAGTTGCAACTCCAATTTTACGGGTGATTATCTCTTTTTTAACTTTTCTATGGCACCGAGAATTTATTTATGTAATTATCACCTCTTTAGTTCTCGCTACTTTAACTTATAGCCTAATCGGGGCATATTATTGA
- a CDS encoding sulfite exporter TauE/SafE family protein produces the protein MSILAFSLLVWLGSFGAGLLGALTGLGGGVVIVPLLTSVFGVDIRYAVGASLVSVIATSLGSASTYIKKGYTNLRLGMFLEVATTIGAIIGAMVAAFVSVKVLGIILAIVLIYSAYLSQRPRPENFENDALEPLAAYLKLNGTYPTPDGLISYQAHSLPAGFSIMLVAGVISGLLGIGSGAFKVLAMDQAMRLPFKVSTTTSNFMIGVTAAASAGVYLTRGYIDPGLSMPVVLGVLPGAFLGARILIGAKTQILRIIFSLVLVVMALKMIYNSL, from the coding sequence TTGAGTATACTGGCATTTTCTTTACTAGTCTGGCTGGGATCATTTGGTGCTGGTTTGTTAGGAGCCTTAACTGGCTTAGGTGGTGGAGTAGTAATAGTTCCTTTATTAACTTCTGTGTTTGGAGTTGATATCCGTTATGCTGTGGGTGCTTCACTTGTGTCTGTAATTGCTACATCTTTAGGATCAGCATCTACTTATATTAAAAAAGGTTATACAAATCTGCGGTTGGGAATGTTTTTGGAGGTAGCCACAACCATTGGTGCAATTATTGGCGCTATGGTTGCAGCCTTTGTTTCGGTGAAAGTCCTGGGAATTATCCTAGCAATCGTGCTAATTTATTCAGCATACCTGTCTCAGCGACCTAGACCGGAAAACTTTGAAAATGATGCATTAGAACCTTTAGCAGCATATCTCAAACTTAATGGCACTTATCCAACCCCTGATGGATTGATATCTTACCAGGCGCATTCTTTACCAGCTGGGTTTAGTATCATGTTAGTAGCTGGAGTAATTTCCGGTTTACTAGGAATTGGTTCAGGAGCATTCAAGGTATTGGCAATGGATCAAGCCATGCGTTTACCCTTTAAAGTTTCTACTACTACTAGTAATTTTATGATTGGTGTGACAGCCGCAGCATCAGCAGGGGTTTACTTAACACGTGGTTATATTGATCCAGGTTTGTCGATGCCAGTAGTTTTAGGGGTATTGCCTGGTGCTTTTTTGGGAGCAAGAATCTTAATTGGAGCTAAAACGCAAATTTTAAGAATTATCTTCAGTCTGGTTCTGGTGGTGATGGCTTTGAAGATGATTTATAACAGTCTATAG
- a CDS encoding sulfite exporter TauE/SafE family protein: MHYLLLPAFSFFIGIMVGLTGIGGASLITPMLIFVFQVPPSVAVSSDVVAATLMKLVGSVKHWQQQTLDTEIVKWLAMGSVSGSLVGVGILHLIRRSGEYNLDHILLRLLGIMILLVTFLALIQLLFMSFFPNFNLPELPKLDITTNRGRFLTITIGAILGCFVGLTSVSSGSMFALVLIGFFRLDARKLVGTDIAQAAILLLFTSLGHLTLGTVDWSLVLPIWLGSVPGVLLGAKICQIAPQRPLRFIVYAILMIVSWKLVAPV; encoded by the coding sequence ATGCACTATTTATTATTACCAGCTTTCAGCTTCTTCATTGGCATCATGGTTGGTTTAACCGGAATTGGTGGAGCTTCTTTGATTACCCCCATGTTGATTTTTGTCTTCCAAGTGCCACCTTCTGTTGCGGTGAGTTCTGACGTTGTAGCGGCCACATTAATGAAGTTAGTTGGTAGTGTTAAGCACTGGCAACAGCAAACCCTAGACACAGAAATTGTCAAATGGTTAGCAATGGGTAGTGTTTCTGGATCACTGGTAGGTGTGGGAATTTTGCACCTGATTCGACGGAGTGGAGAATATAACCTAGATCACATTTTGCTGCGGTTATTGGGGATCATGATTTTGTTAGTCACATTCTTGGCACTCATACAATTATTATTTATGAGTTTTTTCCCCAATTTTAATTTACCTGAACTGCCAAAATTAGATATCACAACCAATCGGGGACGTTTTCTCACAATAACTATAGGAGCCATTTTAGGCTGTTTTGTTGGTTTAACTAGTGTTTCCTCCGGTTCAATGTTTGCGCTAGTATTAATTGGCTTTTTTCGCCTTGATGCCCGTAAATTGGTAGGTACAGATATTGCACAAGCAGCAATTTTATTACTCTTTACCTCCCTGGGACATTTAACCTTGGGAACAGTTGATTGGAGTTTGGTTTTACCGATATGGTTAGGCTCAGTTCCGGGAGTTTTATTAGGTGCAAAAATCTGCCAGATTGCTCCTCAACGTCCATTAAGGTTTATTGTTTATGCCATTTTGATGATAGTGAGTTGGAAATTAGTAGCTCCAGTTTAA
- a CDS encoding phosphate ABC transporter ATP-binding protein, which produces MNKIITAIRVKNFSFYYDNQKIIEDVSMEIPQNKITAIIGPSGCGKSTFLKSLNRMNELEGEVKVEGKVEFFGQNIYGRRVNLNRLRRQISTIYARPNLFPMSIYDNVAYGVKLIGWHPKVELDEIVELALKAADIWEEVKNKLYKSALELSFGQQQRLCIARALAVKPQVILMDELCVGLDPIATMKIEELIECLRSELTIVFVSHNIQQVSRLSDFTALFHYNENRIGQLLEFAPTKKLVPHTFNSRSRDYVSGRFR; this is translated from the coding sequence ATGAATAAAATAATTACTGCCATCAGAGTCAAAAATTTTAGCTTTTATTACGACAATCAAAAAATCATTGAAGATGTGTCAATGGAGATTCCCCAAAATAAAATCACAGCCATCATTGGACCTAGCGGTTGTGGTAAGTCTACTTTTTTGAAATCTCTAAATCGTATGAATGAATTAGAAGGAGAAGTGAAAGTTGAAGGGAAAGTAGAATTTTTTGGCCAAAATATTTATGGTCGTCGTGTCAACTTAAATCGCTTACGTCGTCAAATTAGCACGATTTATGCCAGACCAAATCTTTTTCCCATGAGCATTTATGATAATGTTGCCTATGGAGTGAAATTAATCGGATGGCATCCAAAAGTAGAATTAGATGAGATTGTCGAGTTAGCACTTAAAGCCGCCGATATTTGGGAAGAAGTCAAAAATAAACTCTATAAATCTGCTTTAGAACTATCTTTTGGACAACAACAGCGTTTGTGTATTGCCCGTGCTTTAGCAGTCAAACCGCAAGTTATCCTCATGGATGAACTTTGTGTAGGACTTGATCCCATCGCTACCATGAAAATTGAGGAACTAATTGAATGTTTGCGTTCTGAATTGACAATTGTATTTGTCTCTCACAACATTCAGCAAGTTTCTCGCTTATCAGATTTTACAGCTTTATTTCACTACAATGAAAATCGGATTGGGCAACTGCTAGAATTTGCACCCACAAAGAAACTCGTACCCCATACTTTTAATTCTCGCAGTCGTGATTATGTTTCTGGACGCTTCCGTTAA
- a CDS encoding tetratricopeptide repeat protein: protein MLRRLSFIVTTIIFWHLCSFVTLAESKKPEQMDKFPSGPLETTTPDPLVRGSVKKQPLTPEELQKLETALDKLNQEATTTLQAGDKVTAFDIWNRELRLRRFLGSLAEVQALSRVGAIAWNENERQEVKYITERLQVIEKQMLTQKSTDVELWRSLGEAYQNLRVPKLAVGAYQQLLTLVKMQNNTTAELETLKTIGELQLSWFDYSQAATTYQELLNFATSNGDRPNKVNYLQQLAYIYDKGKQPQQAINVLNKLAAIYTRDKNLTRIPALKIAIAENYQSVARENPNLRQEAFNNYQEAYITAWQLQQYVTASEALQKLIKLYRSQNQINEALQASQILLETETLATNFYGLMQAYDQMGQLYLEKKEDAKALAAFQKGLEIARQLKHQETYFVQKIETLSKSNL, encoded by the coding sequence ATGCTAAGACGCTTAAGTTTTATAGTTACTACTATTATTTTCTGGCATCTGTGCAGTTTTGTCACACTGGCAGAAAGTAAAAAGCCAGAACAAATGGATAAGTTTCCTTCAGGTCCATTGGAGACTACCACACCAGATCCTCTGGTCAGGGGTTCAGTGAAAAAACAGCCGTTAACTCCTGAAGAACTGCAAAAGCTGGAAACCGCGCTAGATAAGTTAAATCAAGAAGCTACAACGACACTACAAGCGGGGGATAAGGTAACAGCGTTTGATATTTGGAACCGAGAACTACGACTGCGGCGCTTTTTAGGTTCATTAGCTGAAGTGCAAGCATTATCACGGGTGGGTGCGATCGCTTGGAATGAAAATGAGCGTCAGGAGGTAAAATATATTACTGAGCGATTGCAGGTAATTGAAAAACAGATGCTGACTCAAAAAAGCACTGATGTAGAATTATGGCGATCGCTTGGTGAAGCTTACCAAAATCTTCGTGTTCCCAAACTGGCTGTAGGAGCTTATCAGCAGCTTTTAACATTAGTAAAAATGCAAAATAATACTACTGCTGAACTAGAAACTCTAAAGACAATTGGAGAATTACAACTAAGTTGGTTTGATTATTCCCAAGCTGCCACAACTTACCAAGAATTGCTAAATTTTGCTACTAGCAATGGTGATAGGCCAAATAAAGTTAATTATTTACAACAACTAGCTTATATTTATGACAAGGGAAAACAGCCTCAACAAGCGATAAATGTCCTGAATAAGTTAGCAGCAATTTACACTAGAGATAAAAATCTGACGCGAATTCCTGCCCTAAAAATAGCCATAGCTGAAAATTATCAATCGGTAGCACGAGAAAATCCCAATTTACGGCAAGAAGCATTTAACAACTATCAAGAAGCTTACATTACCGCTTGGCAATTACAACAGTACGTTACTGCTAGTGAAGCTTTGCAGAAATTAATCAAGCTTTACCGTTCCCAAAATCAAATTAATGAAGCTTTGCAAGCTAGTCAGATTTTGTTAGAAACCGAAACATTAGCTACCAACTTTTATGGTTTGATGCAAGCTTATGATCAAATGGGACAATTGTATTTAGAAAAAAAAGAAGATGCAAAAGCATTAGCAGCTTTTCAAAAAGGTTTAGAAATAGCGCGACAACTCAAACATCAAGAAACATATTTTGTTCAAAAGATTGAAACATTATCAAAGTCGAATTTGTAA